The sequence GGTAAGTCAACGTTGTTAAACATTATCGGTCTGCTTGACAATCTAACAGCAGGTAAATACGAACTCAATGGTACAGACGTGAGTAAATTTACAGAGTCGGAACGAACTAAGCTCCGTAAAGGCGTAATCGGGTTTGTTTTTCAAAGTTTTAATTTGATTGATGAACTCAATGTTTACGAAAATATTGAGTTGCCTCTTCTTTACATGGGCGTTTCTTCTGGAGAGAGAAAAAAACGGGTGCAAGAAGCAATGGATAGGATGCAGATAACTCATCGATCAAAACATTTTCCACAACAACTTTCAGGAGGACAACAACAACGTGTTGCTATTGCTCGTGCAGTTGTGGCTAATCCTAAATTGATATTAGCCGATGAACCAACTGGAAATTTAGATTCTCGTAATGGGCAAGAGGTTATGGACTTGCTTACAGATCTGAATAATGAAGGAACAACCATAGTTATGGTAACACATAGTCAACATGATGCTAGTTATGCTCAACGAATTATTAATCTTTTTGATGGACAAATAGTTACTGAGATTGAGTTTTAGTTTGAGATTTTCACTAGTATAATCTAATTGCTGGTTGCGATAGCTATGAAAATAAAAAAAAGCATTATCTTTGCGAACCTAAAAAACATAGTAATAATTTAATTTTATAAAGTAATCATGAAAAAAAGAATTAGCTTACATCTATTAAGTTTTTTCGTTATCGTAGGAGTTCTCACTTCTTGTAAAAGTGGACTATCTCCTTTAACTTCGAGCTATATCAAAGCCGAGCCACAGCCACTTGAGTTAATAGCAGGAAAAGTGCCTGTTACTATTAATGCTACATTCCCTGCAAATTGGTTTAATAAAAAAGCTAGTCTGACTGTAATCCCTGTTCTTCGTTACGAAGGTGGTGAAGCTTGGGGAACTGCATACAACTATCAAGGAGAAAAAGTTGCCGGTAACGGACAAGTTATTCCTCAAAAAAAGGGAGCTAACGTAGTGCTTAAAACTTCGTTTGACTACACTCCTGAGATGCAATGCTCTCAGTTATATCTCACTTTCAAAACTAAAGTAGGAAACAAAACTGTAGAACTTCCTGATGTAAAAATTGGAGATGGAGTATTAGCTACTGCTGCTCTATTAAGTATAGAATCTGAAACTCCAGCTATTGCACCTGATAAATTCCAAAGAATAATTAAAGAAGCTCACAACGCTAATATTATGTTTGTTATTCAACAAGCAGAACTTCGTTCAAGCGAGTTAAAGAAAAACGAAGTTATTGATTGGAAAGACATAGTTGCTGGTGCTAACGAAGCTGCGAACAAAAACGTAGACATAGAAATATCTTCTTATGCTTCGCCAGATGGAGGTTACGAACTTAATGAAAAATTGGCTGAAAAAAGAGAAGCTAATACAGAAAAGTATCTTGCAAAAGAATTAAAGAAAGCTAAAGTAGATGCTCCTATCAATGCAAGATATACAGCACAAGACTGGGAAGGGTTCAAAGAATTAGTAGAAAAATCAAACATTCAAGATAAAGACCTTATCTTAAGAGTTCTTTCTATGTATTCTGATTCAGAACAAAGAGAGCGTGAAATAAAAAATATTTCGGCTGTTTACTCTTCATTAACCGACCAAATTTTACCTCAATTACGCCGTTCTCGCTTAACTGCAAATATTGAAATTATAGGAAAATCAGATGAAGAAATCTCTTACTTATCTGCAAACAACCCTAAAGAACTTAATATTGAAGAGCTTCTTTATTCGGCTACTTTAGTAAATACTTCTAACGAAAAAGAACGCATCTACAAAAAAGTTGTAGAACTATATCCTCGCGATGCAAGAGCTTACAACAACCTTGGAGTTACTGAGTATGTAAAAGGAAATCTTACAACTGCTGAAGCTTACTTTAATAGAGCAACAGAAGTTGCAAAACTTCCAGAAACTAATCTTAACTTAGGTTACATAGCCTTAAGCAAAGGAGACACTGATAAAGCTCAAGAATTGTTTGGCAGCGCAGCCGGAGTTCCTGAATTAGACAATGCAATGGCTTACTTATCTGTAGTAAACGGAAATTACGCTCAAGCAGCTAATACATTTAGCGGTTCTATAAGCAACAACGCTGCTGTAGCTCAATTAATGTCGAAAGACTACAATAAAGCAGGAAGCACATTAAATGCAATAGCAACTCCTGATGCAACTACATACTATCTGAAAGCAATTTTAGGAGCAAGAACAAACAATCTTAAAGATGTAACAACTAACTTAAAACAATCAATTAGCTTAAATCCAAATATGGCATCTAAAGCTCTTAACGATGTTGAGTTTGTTAAATACATTACAAATAAAGATTTTCTTAATGCTGTTTTAAGATAAAAAATAACGATGCCGCAAAGCGATTTGCATAATAAAAAAAAAAGCTCTACCTTTGCGGCTCAATTTTATAAAGTATTTATTTTTTAATTAATTAATTTATGAACAGTTACGAAACCGTTTTCATTTTAACTCCCGTTTTATCTGACGTTCAGATGAAGGAAGCGGTAGAAAAATTCAGAAGCATTCTTACTGCTGATGGTGCAGAGATTGTTAATGAAGAGAATTGGGGTTTGCGCAAATTAGCGTATCCTATTCAGAAAAAATCTACCGGATTTTATTCTTTGATTGAATTTAAAGCTAATCCTGAAACAATCGCAAAATTGGAAACTCAATTCCGTCGCGATGAAAAGGTATTACGCTTCTTAACATTCCGTCAAGATAAGTATTTTGCTGAATATGCAGCTAAGAGAAGAAACAAAACAAAAGAAACTAAAAAGGACTAATCATGGCAGCAAACAACAACTCAGAAATTCGTTACTTAACTCCTCCAACAGTTGATGTTAAGAAGAAAAAGTATTGTCGCTTCAAAAAAAGCGGAATCAAATTTATTGATTATAAAGATCCAGAATTCTTGAAGAAATTCTTAAACGAACAAGGAAAAATACTTCCTCGTCGTATCACTGGAACTTCTCAGAAATTCCAACACCGTGTTGCTCAAGCAGTGAAGAGAGCTCGTCATTTAGCTTTACTTCCTTATGTTACTGATTTGATGAAATAAAAAAGAGGAAAATAATTATGCAAGTAATATTATTAGAAGACATAAACAACCTTGGATACAAGGACGATATTGTTACCGTTAAGTCGGGTTATGGAAGAAATTATCTGATTCCTCAAAAGAAAGCTGTTATTGCTTCTGAATCAGCTAAAAAAGTTTTAGCAGAAAATCTTCGTCAAAGAGCACACAAATTGGAAAAAATCAAAGCTGACGCTCAAGCATTAGCTGATAAACTTCAAGGTGTATCTCTTACTATCGGAACTAAAACAAGTTCTTCTGGCACTATCTTCGGCTCTGTATCTAACATACAAATAGCAGAAGAATTGGCTAAGAAAGGTTTTGAAGTAGAAAGAAAACAAATAGTTATCAAAGAAACTATCAAAGAAGTTGGCAACTATGTTGCTATCGCTAAACTTCACAAAGAAGTTTCTGTTGAAATTCCTTTTGAAGTAGTTTCTGAATAAGATTTCAAACAATTTCATACTATAAAAAGAGGGTAACGTCTGAAGATGTTACCCTTTTTTGTGCTTAATCCTGTAGACTTTAATTAAAGACTATTCCTTTCCAATGCAGACTTACAAATAGCAAGCACCTCTTCTCGAAGAGACAATGGCTCTATCACCCTTAATGACCAACTCCGAGACATCAACTCCATAATAAAATCAAGAGTTACTTTGAGTCGTAACCTAATAACAAACTCGTCTTTATTATCTGTTATCACCTCTTGACTATGATGTAAGGGTAAAGACTTTAAGTAGCTACCGTCTCTAGCATCAAAAGAGAGTATTACATCTTCAACTGGATATTCGTCCGATGAATAAATGCCATAGCTATACTTAAACTTTTCAACCACATCTATCGTACTATCTTTCGTAAAAGTTTCGTCTAAAATAACAAGATCGCTTATCCTATCCAGGCCGTATGTTTTCAGACAATTATCTTTTTTTGTTCGAGCAACCAGATACCATCTACCTCGACACTCTTTAACAGCGTATGGTTCAACTTCTCGAAAAGAAGACTCTACAGGATCAAATTTCAGGTACGAAAAAGAGATGCATATAGCATTTTTAATCGCATGAATAAGAGAATAAAGATGTTGCGTTCCCATAGGACGATGTTTTTCTGGCAGCACAAAATTAGGTATTCCTGTTTCAGAATTGAGAGAGGAAAGTACATCAATCGAATCTAAATAACGGTCTATGTCTGAACGTATTGTAGCATCTTCGATATAGTAGCCTTGATTGCGACGGCAATATACTATATCTATACCAAAATCAGTTCTAATATTCTTAATATCTCGTTGTATAGTTCGGCGCGATAGCCCTGTATCGTATATCCCTCGTAGGTTTAATTCCTTTTCGAGATAAGAGGTAAGCTCTGAGAATCTTATATAGGGCGTAGTCCGAATCTTATGTATTGCCAATAAATTACGTTGCAAGTGATGAATGCGTGCCATAGAGTATATTTTACATTTATAAATCAAATACAAAAATAGTTATTTTAAGCGTCGTACAATGACGCTAATTAGAATTAATTTTGCAAAAGCATTGAACGTAATAAAAAATAGCTATATTTGTCATATTGATTAGATATAATTGGTGGATAATTGTGGTTAATATATTGAAAGTGTTTAGACTTGTATATCCCTAACAAATATTAAATTTGTTAGAGTAAAGAGTAAGCTAACGATTTCACACTTTCTATTTTTTATAAACTATTCTTTCAGAAATCGGAGAATAAAAGAAAAAATACCATGAAAAAAGAAGATTTTAGAAATCTATTGCAATCGGTTGGTGTAAATACATTTATTAAGTATTTTGATATTTTTAAGGCAAATAGCCAAGAGAGATCCAACATTGCTATTAAAGACGCGTTTGCCAAAGGAGGAGAAAATTGGACGCCAAATTCAATGAATACTAAAGCTAGTATAGGAAAGAAGATTTTCCTGTTGGAGAAAGAGGAAGATGCATTAAATTACATTATTAATGGGGCTTCAGATGCTGTCAATACTCGAACAAGGGAAGATGCAAAAAGACTAGCAAAACCAGCAAAAGAAATACTTGAAAAGCGTATTGAATATGACAATAATACACTCACTAAAAAATTTAGGAGTCGCTTAAAAACGCAAGATCGTTCAAACAATAAAGATAAATTTTCAACAAGACGATTTGTAACGTTATTTAAGAATGAAAAATTTTTCAAAGAATGGATAAACAAGCAAGTAGATAATGTTATTGTTCTATCTGCTAATGACGAATTTATATTGGAAGAAATAAAATCTATTTATAAAACTGCCGACGGGACTTGGAAATTTGAGGTTAACACGGGAGGCTCTTTTGATTTGTTCACAAGAACAGCAGATGGCAGCTTACGTCCCATGAGTAAAGGTCTTCATATTGATAGCCTCGTACTAGATCATGTCGTTTCAATGAGAGAGATTTTAGAAGAGAACCGGAACGAAATGACTATTATCACTTCTTTTAAAGATGAGCATTTTAATGAAGTTAAAGAAGATATTAAAAAAGAACTGAGATTGTTAGACAGTAAAATACATTTGCAAATAATGGAAAAAAGCGAAAACGCAAAAAAAAGTGACAAATAATCAACTCCTATTACAGCCCTATTTTCTAAGCTTAATCCCTGTAATCATTACGATTGCAGGGATATTTTTTACACTTATTATTTAAAATTTTCCTCGTAGCGTCGCGCATTGGCATCTCCTACTCATAACTTTGTATCAACAATAACATTAATGTTGAACAATTAAAAAAGAAAAGTATGGAAACAAATGATTTAAGATTAAACGCTCACGCTCAGAGGTTAATTTTAGAAAAACAGGCATGGGAGAAACTATCAAAAGAGTTCCCTTGGGATGAAAAGCTAATAGAGCAATACAAAAAGGAAATTGATTGGTCTGCTATTTCAGAGAATATCAATATGCGATGGAGCACTTCTATGCTCGAAAAATATGCGCATTTTATTGATTGGAATCTCTTATCTGATTTATCGGAAGAATATCTATTTTCCTTCACCAACTTAGCAAAGTTTAAGGATT is a genomic window of Dysgonomonadaceae bacterium PH5-43 containing:
- a CDS encoding putative ABC transport system ATP-binding protein (product_source=KO:K02003; cath_funfam=3.40.50.300; cog=COG1136; ko=KO:K02003; pfam=PF00005; smart=SM00382; superfamily=52540; tigrfam=TIGR03608), with product MIKTENLSKLFRTEEVETHALKDVNLEIKEGEFVAIMGPSGCGKSTLLNIIGLLDNLTAGKYELNGTDVSKFTESERTKLRKGVIGFVFQSFNLIDELNVYENIELPLLYMGVSSGERKKRVQEAMDRMQITHRSKHFPQQLSGGQQQRVAIARAVVANPKLILADEPTGNLDSRNGQEVMDLLTDLNNEGTTIVMVTHSQHDASYAQRIINLFDGQIVTEIEF
- a CDS encoding Flp pilus assembly protein TadD (product_source=COG5010; cath_funfam=1.25.40.10; cog=COG5010; pfam=PF13431; smart=SM00028; superfamily=103088,48452) gives rise to the protein MKKRISLHLLSFFVIVGVLTSCKSGLSPLTSSYIKAEPQPLELIAGKVPVTINATFPANWFNKKASLTVIPVLRYEGGEAWGTAYNYQGEKVAGNGQVIPQKKGANVVLKTSFDYTPEMQCSQLYLTFKTKVGNKTVELPDVKIGDGVLATAALLSIESETPAIAPDKFQRIIKEAHNANIMFVIQQAELRSSELKKNEVIDWKDIVAGANEAANKNVDIEISSYASPDGGYELNEKLAEKREANTEKYLAKELKKAKVDAPINARYTAQDWEGFKELVEKSNIQDKDLILRVLSMYSDSEQREREIKNISAVYSSLTDQILPQLRRSRLTANIEIIGKSDEEISYLSANNPKELNIEELLYSATLVNTSNEKERIYKKVVELYPRDARAYNNLGVTEYVKGNLTTAEAYFNRATEVAKLPETNLNLGYIALSKGDTDKAQELFGSAAGVPELDNAMAYLSVVNGNYAQAANTFSGSISNNAAVAQLMSKDYNKAGSTLNAIATPDATTYYLKAILGARTNNLKDVTTNLKQSISLNPNMASKALNDVEFVKYITNKDFLNAVLR
- a CDS encoding small subunit ribosomal protein S6 (product_source=KO:K02990; cath_funfam=3.30.70.60; cog=COG0360; ko=KO:K02990; pfam=PF01250; superfamily=54995; tigrfam=TIGR00166); its protein translation is MNSYETVFILTPVLSDVQMKEAVEKFRSILTADGAEIVNEENWGLRKLAYPIQKKSTGFYSLIEFKANPETIAKLETQFRRDEKVLRFLTFRQDKYFAEYAAKRRNKTKETKKD
- a CDS encoding small subunit ribosomal protein S18 (product_source=KO:K02963; cath_funfam=4.10.640.10; cog=COG0238; ko=KO:K02963; pfam=PF01084; superfamily=46911; tigrfam=TIGR00165), with translation MAANNNSEIRYLTPPTVDVKKKKYCRFKKSGIKFIDYKDPEFLKKFLNEQGKILPRRITGTSQKFQHRVAQAVKRARHLALLPYVTDLMK
- a CDS encoding large subunit ribosomal protein L9 (product_source=KO:K02939; cath_funfam=3.10.430.100,3.40.5.10; cog=COG0359; ko=KO:K02939; pfam=PF01281,PF03948; superfamily=55653,55658; tigrfam=TIGR00158) — its product is MQVILLEDINNLGYKDDIVTVKSGYGRNYLIPQKKAVIASESAKKVLAENLRQRAHKLEKIKADAQALADKLQGVSLTIGTKTSSSGTIFGSVSNIQIAEELAKKGFEVERKQIVIKETIKEVGNYVAIAKLHKEVSVEIPFEVVSE
- a CDS encoding putative DNA-binding transcriptional regulator YafY (product_source=COG2378; cath_funfam=3.10.20.90; cog=COG2378; pfam=PF13280; superfamily=46785) encodes the protein MARIHHLQRNLLAIHKIRTTPYIRFSELTSYLEKELNLRGIYDTGLSRRTIQRDIKNIRTDFGIDIVYCRRNQGYYIEDATIRSDIDRYLDSIDVLSSLNSETGIPNFVLPEKHRPMGTQHLYSLIHAIKNAICISFSYLKFDPVESSFREVEPYAVKECRGRWYLVARTKKDNCLKTYGLDRISDLVILDETFTKDSTIDVVEKFKYSYGIYSSDEYPVEDVILSFDARDGSYLKSLPLHHSQEVITDNKDEFVIRLRLKVTLDFIMELMSRSWSLRVIEPLSLREEVLAICKSALERNSL
- a CDS encoding hypothetical protein (product_source=Hypo-rule applied; cath_funfam=1.10.238.10), which produces MKKEDFRNLLQSVGVNTFIKYFDIFKANSQERSNIAIKDAFAKGGENWTPNSMNTKASIGKKIFLLEKEEDALNYIINGASDAVNTRTREDAKRLAKPAKEILEKRIEYDNNTLTKKFRSRLKTQDRSNNKDKFSTRRFVTLFKNEKFFKEWINKQVDNVIVLSANDEFILEEIKSIYKTADGTWKFEVNTGGSFDLFTRTADGSLRPMSKGLHIDSLVLDHVVSMREILEENRNEMTIITSFKDEHFNEVKEDIKKELRLLDSKIHLQIMEKSENAKKSDK
- a CDS encoding asparagine synthetase B (glutamine-hydrolyzing) (product_source=COG0367; cog=COG0367; superfamily=47364), translated to METNDLRLNAHAQRLILEKQAWEKLSKEFPWDEKLIEQYKKEIDWSAISENINMRWSTSMLEKYAHFIDWNLLSDLSEEYLFSFTNLAKFKDYWNWSRLSSNYAIKFSYGIIDAFVNKWDWEELINNGYRLDHIYNENFLSKYNQYIPASDLQSSELWQKIVELKTDELTATILT